GCGTAAGCTAGCACCCCGCCAACGGCCACCCGATCGGCGGCGGCATCAAGCAGCTGCCGCTGTTCGGCGGCCAGGCGTTCCAGGGCGCCCTCGCGGACCCGGAGCCGGGCGTCGGGGTGCCGGGCAAAGGTCCCGGTCCCCAAACAGGGCGCGTCCAGCAGGTAGGCCATGACCGGTCGGATCGGCGGATGGAGGGCGTCTGCCATGATCACGTATTCGTGGCCAAGCCCGGCGCGGAGGAGGTTTTCCCGCAGGCGCGGGACCCGACGGCGCCCGAGATCGGCGGCGATCACCCGCGCCGCGTGCCGCGTGAGCCCGAGGGTCTTGCCGCCGGGGGCCGCACAGGCGTCGAAGATCGCCGCCCCCTCGCCGAAGGCGCAGAAGCGGACCACCAGTGCCTGAGCCGGGTCCTGGACGAAGAAATCGCCCGCGTCATAGCCCGGCAGCTGGGTTGGCCGCGTCTCGTCCACCACCAGGCCGGCTTCGAACGGCGCGGGGAAGGAGGCGATTCCGGCGTCGGCAAAGAGCCGCGCCAGGTCGCCCTGCGTCACGCGGGCGGCCTGGACCACCAGCGGCGGATGGCTGTTGTTCCACTCGAGGAGCCCCTCGGTGTCGTCCACCCCGAAGCGGGCAATCCACCGGGCCACCAACCACGCCGGATGCGACCACGCCTCGGAGAGCCGGCCGACGTCATCGCGAATCGGGTCGGCGGTGACCTCGCGCCCCACGGCGGCGACCTTCCGGAGAATCGCGTTGACGAAGCCGCGGAGTCGCTCGCCGGCGACTTCCCCCGCGAGGTCCACCGAGGTCGCGACCGCCGCGTGCGGCGGGACGCGGTCGAGGTGGCGCAGTTGATAGGCGCCGAGTCGCAGCACCTCGAGGCTGGGGCCGTCGACCGAGTTGAGGCCGCGCTTGATGAAGGTCGCGAGCAGCGCGTCGAGGGAGGCGGCCTGCCGGAGCACCCCGGCGGCGAGCTCGTGGGCGAGTCGGCGATCGACTTCGGGCAGGGTGCCGAGGCCGCGCGTGAGGGCGGTGTCGAATGGCACGCCGCGCCGCACCGCGGCGAGGATGCCGAGTGCAGCGCGACGAGGAGCGAGGCCGCGGTCGGTCAGTCGAGCATCCCGGTCGTCGGCGACGATGGAATGGCGACTTCACGGCGGGGCATCCGGCCCGAGAGATACGCCGCACGGCCGGCGTCGACCGCCAGCCGCATTGCGTGCGACATGCCGACCGGATCGGTGGCCTCGGCGAGGGCGGTGTTCATGAGGATGCCATCGACGCCCTGTTCCATCACCAGGCAGGCATCGGAGGCCGTGCCGACGCCGGCGTCAACGATGATCGGCACCGAGAGCCGCGACTTGATGGTGCGAATGAAGTAGGGATTGAGCAGGCCGAGCCCCGAGCCGATCGGCGAGGCGAGCGGCATCACGGCGACGGCGCCGGCTTCTTCGAGGCGCAACGCGGTGATCAGGTCGTCGTTGGTGTAGGCGAGAACCTTGAAGCCTTCCTTCGCGAGCACCTTGGTGGCCTCGAGCAGCCCGGCGGTATCGGGCAACAGCGTGGCCTGATCGCCGATCACTTCGAGCTTCACGAAGTCATTGAACCCGGCCTCGCGTCCGAGGCGCGCGTACCGGATGGCCTCGTCGGCGCTGTAGCAGCCTGCCGTGTTCGACAACAGGAAGAAGCGTTCGGGGGAGAGGTGATGCAGGATCCCCTCCTCGGCATTGCGATCGAGATTCACGCGACGCACGGCGACGGTGACCACCTCGGCCCCCGACGCGGTGATGGCGTCAATCATCTCCTGATTGGTGCGGTACTTCCCGGTGCCCACCATGAGACGGGACCGAAAGGTGACGCCGGCAATCTCCAGCATTCAACCACCTCCGACGAAATGAACGATCTCCACCACATCCCCGTCCGCGAGCGGCGTGCTCGCGAGCGCGGGACGGCGGATGATGACGCGATTGTGTTCGACGACCACCGCGCGCTGGTCAAGCCCCAGCTCGGCGAGGAGTTCCTCGACCGTGCGGGACTTCACGATGTCGCGGCGGTCGCCGTTGATGACTAGCTCCATGCGTGCTCCGGCATCCGTGTTGCACGGTGATCGGTGACCGGTGGCCGGTGACCAGTGGCGCTCAACGCCGCCTCATAGCTATCGTCCGCATCCCACACCGCCCCGATCGCGGCGACGCCCCAGGCGCCGGCGTCTCGCGCCTCGCGCGCGCGTGCGCTGGTGACGCCGCCGATCGCGTAAACCGGACATCCGAGCCGTGCGGTGGCCTCGATCAGGCCGAGGCCGACGCCCGGTCGCCCGGGATGCGACGCGCTTTCCCAGATGGTCCCGACGATCAGTGCGTCAGCCTCTTCGGCGACGGCGGCTTCGGCCTCGGCGAGGGAATGCACCGACCGCAGATGAAGGTAGTCCGGTCCACCGGTGATCCGGCGCAGGTCGGCCAGGGGGAGATCGCTCGCGCGGGCGATCACGCCGTGTGCGCCGCTCGCGCGGGCAATGTCCGCGCGCCCCGTGACGAGGACGCTGGCCATCGGGGGGAGGGCGAGAGCGACGAATCGGACGGCCAGCGCGGTCAGCGCCTCGCCCGACCCGCCGGGCAGTCTCGCGACGAGGGCGACCGTCGGCCCGACGGCCGCGATGGCGGCAGCCCGGATGCCCAGGTCGTCCCGAGCCGCGATGCGCGCGTCGGCCATGGCGAGGAGGCGCGGGAGCGGCCTCACTGGAAGTGCGCGCCCTCTCTCGTCTGGAGGCCGGTCGCCCACGCGGTGGCGGTCATTCGTCGGCGCCCGGCGGCCTGCACGTCGCCGAGGAGGAGCCACCCCTCGCCGCAGACGACGGCTGGCCCTTCCGGAAGGAAGTGCAGGGTGCCGGGCGTTTCGGGTGCCGTCGAGGGCGGCGCAGGCAACGGAGTGCCGCCGAAGAGCTTCACGTCGGCGCCGTGGAAGGTGGTCCAGGCACCGGGCGCCGGATCCATGGCGCGAATCTGATGCGAGACCGCGACGGCGTTCGCATCCCAGCGGAGCCGCGCGGTGGCGCGGTCAATCTTCGGCGCGTGGGTCACGCCGTCGGCAGCTTGCGGCGTTGGGGTCTCGCCGGCCGCGATCGGCGGCAACGCCTCCACGAGGGCCTTCGCGCCGAGATCGGCGAGGCGCTCGAAGAGGATGCCGGTCGTGTCGGTGGGAAGGATCGGTGTGCGGCGCTGCAACCAGACCGCGCCGGTGTCGAGCCCTTGCTCCATCCGCATGATCGCGACCCCCGTCTCGGGGTCGCCGCTCAGGACCGCCCAGTGGATCGGGGCCGCACCGCGCCAGCGCGGCAGCAGCGAGGCATGCACGTTGACGAAGCCGAGGGGGAGCAGTGCCAGCAGGTCGGGGCGCAGGAGGTGGCCATAGGCGACCACCACGCCGATGTCCGCCTTCAGGTCGCGCAGCTGCGCGAGGAACTCGTCGCCGCGCGGGCGCTCGGGCTGCAGGACGGGGATGCCGGCCGTGAGGGCGCGGGTCTTGATGGGGGGACGGATCGGCGGGCCAGGTTGGCGATCGGGGCCAACATCGCGGTACCGATCGGGTTGGGTCACGACCGCCACCACATCGTGGCCGGCGGCCATCAGCGCATCGAGGCTCGGGACGGCGAACTGCGGCGTCCCGAAGAAGATGATCCGCATCAACCCGCCTTTTCCGACTCCTCTTCCGGGCGCGGGGTGCGGGTGAGCTCGCCCCCATTCTCCTTCTTCCAGCGCTTCACGAGCATCTGCCGCTTGAGCGGCGAGAGATGGTCGATGAACAGGATCCCGTCGAGGTGGTCGATCTCATGTTGAATGGCGCGGGCCACCAGACCCGTCGCCTCGAGCCGGAACGGCTCGCCCTTCTCGTTGAGGGCTTCGAGGATCACGCTGTCCGGCCGAACGACCTCGGCGTACACCTCGGGGATCGAGAGGCAGCCTTCTTCCTTGCTCTCCTTGCCGGTGGCACTCACGATCCGCGGATTGATCATCGCAAAGGTCTGTCCTTCCGCATCGATGATCGCCACGCGCTGGGTGCTGCCGACCTGGTTGGCCGCGAGGCCCACGCCGCAGGCGATGTTCATCGTCTCGAACATGTCGTCGATGAAGGCGCGCAGGGCATCATCCACGACGGCAATCTCGACCGCGCGTTCGCGCAGGACCGGAGAGCCGAGCAGGTGGATGTCGAGAACCGCCATTACGCCACCGTGCCCGGGGCGGTCTGGTTGCCGACGCGGATCACGCGGGCGCGCTCGATCACCAGCGTCGAGGTGCCGCTCTCGATGGTCAGGAGCGTGTCCTTGACGTCCTTGACCTTGCCGACGATGCCGCCCGCCGTGGTGACCTCGTCGCCCTTCTTGATCTGTGCGAGCATGGCGGCCGCCTGCTTCCGCGCCTGGCTCTGCGGACGGAGGATCAGGAAGTAGAAGACCAGTCCGATCAGCGCGAACTGGAGCAGGAGCATGTTGATGCCACCGGTCATGACGTCTCGCCTTTCGCGAAGTACCGCGACCGCCATGCGGCGGCCCAGGAATCAAAGGTGCCGTCCAGGATCCGGGCGCGTGCCGTCTCGGCAAGGCGGATCAGGAATCGGATGTTGTGTATCGACACCAGCCGCTGCCCGAGTTGTTCCTCGGCGACGAAGAGGTGCCGCAGGTACGCCCGCGAAAAGCGGGTACACGCCGCGCAGTCGCACTCCGCATCGAGCGGTCCGGGATCGAGCCGCAGCGTCGCGCCTCGCACGCTGACCTTGCCGTCCGCGGTCCACGCCGACCCGTGGCGTCCGTTCCGCGTGGCGGCCACGCAATCGAAGAGGTCCACCCCGCGGGCGATCCCCTCGATCAGGTCGTCGGGAAAACCGACCCCCATAAGATAACGGGGGCGATCCACCGGCAGATGGGGGTTCAACCCCTCGAGCACCCGGTGCATCGCGGGCTTCGGCTCGCCCACGGAGAGGCCGCCGATGGCGACCCCGGTCCACGGCCCGCGCTCGAGGATTCCCATGAGCGACTCGTGCCGGAGCTCGGCGTGGGTGCCGCCCTGGACGATCGGCCAGAGGGTCTGTCGGGTCGGATCGTCGGCGGTCAGCTCGCCGTGCCGATGGCGACAGCGGTCGAGCCATCGCAGCGTGCGCTGCATGGCGTCGTGGGCATCGTCGGCACTCGACTGTCCCGGGAGGAGATGATCGAAGGCCATGATCACGTCGGCGCCGAGCGCCCACTGGATCTCCATTGACTTCTCGGGCGAGATGAAGCGCTTGGAGCCGTCGATGTGGGAGACGAACTCCACGCCCTGCTCGTCGAGCTTCCGCATGGCGCTGAGCGAGAAGACCTGGAAGCCGCCCGAGTCGGTGAGCATCGGCTTCGACCAGGTCGAGAAGCGATGCAGCCCACCCAAGCCGGCGACGACATCCTCACCTGGTCGAAGGTGCAGGTGATAGGTGTTCCCCAGGATGATCTGTGCACCCGCGGCCGCCACCTCCTCAGGGTGCAGCCCACGCACGGCACCGTGGGTCCCGACCGGCATGAAGCAGGGCGTCTGCACCACGCCATGCGGTAGCGCCAGGGTGCCGGCGCGCGCGGCGCCTGCCGTGCCATCCAACCGAAATTCGAACACTCAGCCCAGCCCGGCGAGGATGCGCTCGACCTGTCGGCGGTGCCGCAGGTCATGTCCGGCCGCCAACCGTCGCAGCGTGTCGAAGCTCTGCGGCCCGCGTTCGCTGTGCTGCCCCACCCGTGCCAGATCCTCCGAGGTCACGCGCTCCCACACGGGGAGGTTCCACGACCGAAGCGTGCCGAACGCGAGCATCGCCTCCATCGGGTCGGTGTTGGCGCCATCGAATCGCACCATCCACGCCGCCTCGTCGAAGCCGTGCAGCGGCGCGGCGTCCTGTGTGAGCAGGAGGCGCGCGCGCCATCCCATCGCGATCTCGGTGTCGGCGAGGTGCGCGAGCACCTGCGTCAACGACCACTGCCCCGGACCTTCCGGGGCACGGAGCACCTCGATATCGAGCGAGCCGAGGCGCTCAAGCAACCACGAGGGCGTTTCGGCGAGGATCTCGATCGGGTCGCGGTCGCCGAGGAGCGCCACCGTCTCGGCCACGTAGGCCTGGGAGGCTGCTGAGGGAATGATCGGGGTCGTCATCGGGAATCTCCCACGACGCACATCGCGTCGCCGTAGCTGTAGAAGCGATAGCCGGTGGCCACCGCGTGCCGATAGGCGGTCATGGTAGTGGGGTAGCCCGCGAACGCCGCCACGAGCATCAGCAGCGTCGAGCGCGGGAGATGGAAATTGGTGATCAGCCGATCCACCACCCGAAAGGTGAAGCCCGGCGTGATCATGATGGCAGTGTCGGCGGCACCGGCGCTCACGGTGCCATCGTCCTGCGCCGCACTCTCGAGGGCACGCACCACGGTGGTCCCGACGGCCCACACCTTGTTCCCGCGTGCGCGACACGACGCAATTGCCTCGGCGGTCGCGACCGGAATCTCGAAATGCTCGCTGTGCATGGTGTGCGCGCTGATGACCTCGGCCTCGACCGGCTTGAACGTCCCGGGGCCGACCTCGAGATCCAGGTCAGTGGTCAGGACGCCCTTGGCGTGGAGTGCGGCCAACAGCGACGGCGTGAAGTGGAGGCCGGCCGTCGGCGCCGCGACGCTCCCTTCCTTGGCCGCGTACACCGTCTGGTACCGATCCTCGTCGTCGGCGGTGGGGTCGCGACTGATGTAGGGCGGCAAGGGGAGGCGGCCGTACTTCGCGATCGCCTCCTCGGCGCGCAAGCCGATGAAGCGCACGCGTCGAAAGGCGTCGGGCGTTTCTTCCAGGGTTTCAATCGCGGCGTCGTCGCCGAGGCGGATCTGCTTTCCCGGCCGCATGGCGCTGCCGGGCTTTCCCATCGCGATCCAGCTGTCGTCCGGCGCGGGATGGATCAGCAACACCTCGGCGACGCCTTGGCCCGAGGGGCGCGTCCCGAGGAAGCGCGCGTGGCGGACCTTCGTGGAGTTCCGCACCAGCAGGTCGCCGGCGGGGATCAGCGCGAGGAGATCGGAAAACCGGGAATCGCGGATACCCGCGGGCGCGTCGGGGCGGGGATTTTGTAGGGGCGACGCATGCGTCGCCCCAACCCAATCGGCGGTTCGTGTCGCGTCGCCCGGTATCGCGTCGACGCCCGCCCCGCGATCCACCACCAACAACCGCGACGCCCCCCGCTCGGCGCTCGGGTGCTGGGCGATCTGCGCGTCGGGAAGGTCGAAGGCGAAGTCGGCGGTGGTCCAGCCCTGCTCAGCCATCGAGCAGCGAGGGCTGAGCGTCGCCCGGTCGGGTCGGGGGCGTGAGGCCGAGGCGACGGTAGGCGTGCGCGGTGGCGACGCGACCCCGTGGCGTGCGTTCGAGGAAGCCCTGTTGCAGCAGGTATGGCTCGTACACCTCTTCCACCGTGGCGGTGTCTTCACCAACGGAGGCGGCGATGGTCGCGAGCCCGACCGGGCCGCCGCCGAACTTCTCGATGATGGCGGCGAGGATGCGCGCGTCCATGTCGTCGAGGCCGAACTGGTCGACGTTCAACCGGGCGAGCGCTTCCGCCGCGATCTCCGCCGTGATGCGCCCGTCGGCGCGGACTTCGGCGTAGTCGCGCACGCGCCGGAGCAGGCGATTCGCCACGCGCGGGGTGCCACGGGAACGACGCGCAATTTCGGCGGCGCCGGTGGCGTCCATCGTCACGCCGAGCACGGTGGCCGAGCGCGCCACGATCGTGGTGAGGTCTTCGACGGCATAGAAGTGCAACCGTTCGACCAGGCCGAAGCGCGCGCGCATCGGTGGCGTGAGCAGACCGAAGCGGGTCGTCGCGCCGACCAACGTGAACTTCTCGATGCTCATCGGCAGTGTCTGGCCGTGCGGCCCATCGCTCAGGCGGACGTCGACATGAAAGTCCTCCATCGCCGGATAGAGAAACTCCTCGAGCTGCGGACGCAGTCGGTGGATCTCGTCGATGAAGAGGATGTCGCCGGGGCCGAGCCCCGTCAGCAGGCCGACGAGATCGCCCGGCTTCTCCAGCACCGGTCCGGAGGTCGTGCGGCACTGCACGCCCATCTCGCGCGCCATCAGCATCGCGAGGGTGGTCTTGCCGAGCCCCGGCGGGCCGAAGAAGAGGACGTGGTCGAGTGCCTCGCCGCGCTTGCGCGCCGCGTCGATGGCGATCTGCAACGAGGTCCGCACCTGCGGCTGCCCGACGAACTCGTCGAGCCGCGACGGTCGCAGGGCCTGCTCGGCGCTCCCCTCCTCGGGGAGTGCGGCGGGCGTGGTGACCTCCAGGCGATCGCTCATCGGCTCAGGCGGCCCGCGCTTGCCAACGTGTCGGCGTCTCGCCGGGCACCACGGTGTGCTTGAGGCCGCAGTGCATGCAGCGGTCCGTCGTCTCGCGTGTGGAGGGCGGCAGCAACTTGCGATTGGTGACGCCGCAACTGGTGCAGAGCCATTCGGCGGTGATGGCGGGGCGCGAGGTGGACCACATCAGGTCACTT
The Gemmatimonadota bacterium DNA segment above includes these coding regions:
- the def gene encoding peptide deformylase, whose product is MAVLDIHLLGSPVLRERAVEIAVVDDALRAFIDDMFETMNIACGVGLAANQVGSTQRVAIIDAEGQTFAMINPRIVSATGKESKEEGCLSIPEVYAEVVRPDSVILEALNEKGEPFRLEATGLVARAIQHEIDHLDGILFIDHLSPLKRQMLVKRWKKENGGELTRTPRPEEESEKAG
- a CDS encoding methionyl-tRNA formyltransferase, whose amino-acid sequence is MRIIFFGTPQFAVPSLDALMAAGHDVVAVVTQPDRYRDVGPDRQPGPPIRPPIKTRALTAGIPVLQPERPRGDEFLAQLRDLKADIGVVVAYGHLLRPDLLALLPLGFVNVHASLLPRWRGAAPIHWAVLSGDPETGVAIMRMEQGLDTGAVWLQRRTPILPTDTTGILFERLADLGAKALVEALPPIAAGETPTPQAADGVTHAPKIDRATARLRWDANAVAVSHQIRAMDPAPGAWTTFHGADVKLFGGTPLPAPPSTAPETPGTLHFLPEGPAVVCGEGWLLLGDVQAAGRRRMTATAWATGLQTREGAHFQ
- the ruvB gene encoding Holliday junction branch migration DNA helicase RuvB yields the protein MSDRLEVTTPAALPEEGSAEQALRPSRLDEFVGQPQVRTSLQIAIDAARKRGEALDHVLFFGPPGLGKTTLAMLMAREMGVQCRTTSGPVLEKPGDLVGLLTGLGPGDILFIDEIHRLRPQLEEFLYPAMEDFHVDVRLSDGPHGQTLPMSIEKFTLVGATTRFGLLTPPMRARFGLVERLHFYAVEDLTTIVARSATVLGVTMDATGAAEIARRSRGTPRVANRLLRRVRDYAEVRADGRITAEIAAEALARLNVDQFGLDDMDARILAAIIEKFGGGPVGLATIAASVGEDTATVEEVYEPYLLQQGFLERTPRGRVATAHAYRRLGLTPPTRPGDAQPSLLDG
- the queA gene encoding tRNA preQ1(34) S-adenosylmethionine ribosyltransferase-isomerase QueA encodes the protein MAEQGWTTADFAFDLPDAQIAQHPSAERGASRLLVVDRGAGVDAIPGDATRTADWVGATHASPLQNPRPDAPAGIRDSRFSDLLALIPAGDLLVRNSTKVRHARFLGTRPSGQGVAEVLLIHPAPDDSWIAMGKPGSAMRPGKQIRLGDDAAIETLEETPDAFRRVRFIGLRAEEAIAKYGRLPLPPYISRDPTADDEDRYQTVYAAKEGSVAAPTAGLHFTPSLLAALHAKGVLTTDLDLEVGPGTFKPVEAEVISAHTMHSEHFEIPVATAEAIASCRARGNKVWAVGTTVVRALESAAQDDGTVSAGAADTAIMITPGFTFRVVDRLITNFHLPRSTLLMLVAAFAGYPTTMTAYRHAVATGYRFYSYGDAMCVVGDSR
- the tgt gene encoding tRNA guanosine(34) transglycosylase Tgt, with protein sequence MFEFRLDGTAGAARAGTLALPHGVVQTPCFMPVGTHGAVRGLHPEEVAAAGAQIILGNTYHLHLRPGEDVVAGLGGLHRFSTWSKPMLTDSGGFQVFSLSAMRKLDEQGVEFVSHIDGSKRFISPEKSMEIQWALGADVIMAFDHLLPGQSSADDAHDAMQRTLRWLDRCRHRHGELTADDPTRQTLWPIVQGGTHAELRHESLMGILERGPWTGVAIGGLSVGEPKPAMHRVLEGLNPHLPVDRPRYLMGVGFPDDLIEGIARGVDLFDCVAATRNGRHGSAWTADGKVSVRGATLRLDPGPLDAECDCAACTRFSRAYLRHLFVAEEQLGQRLVSIHNIRFLIRLAETARARILDGTFDSWAAAWRSRYFAKGETS
- the yajC gene encoding preprotein translocase subunit YajC → MTGGINMLLLQFALIGLVFYFLILRPQSQARKQAAAMLAQIKKGDEVTTAGGIVGKVKDVKDTLLTIESGTSTLVIERARVIRVGNQTAPGTVA
- a CDS encoding thiamine phosphate synthase, encoding MADARIAARDDLGIRAAAIAAVGPTVALVARLPGGSGEALTALAVRFVALALPPMASVLVTGRADIARASGAHGVIARASDLPLADLRRITGGPDYLHLRSVHSLAEAEAAVAEEADALIVGTIWESASHPGRPGVGLGLIEATARLGCPVYAIGGVTSARAREARDAGAWGVAAIGAVWDADDSYEAALSATGHRPPVTDHRATRMPEHAWS
- a CDS encoding DinB family protein; this translates as MTTPIIPSAASQAYVAETVALLGDRDPIEILAETPSWLLERLGSLDIEVLRAPEGPGQWSLTQVLAHLADTEIAMGWRARLLLTQDAAPLHGFDEAAWMVRFDGANTDPMEAMLAFGTLRSWNLPVWERVTSEDLARVGQHSERGPQSFDTLRRLAAGHDLRHRRQVERILAGLG